In Anaerolineales bacterium, one DNA window encodes the following:
- a CDS encoding NBR1-Ig-like domain-containing protein: MKSRKLIWLVGATILAVTLSSCNIGATPAPAEDPGAIQTQSFSIVLTQAVLQQTQTALAIPPTPLPTNTQPPTVELPTFSPLGTNTPFAFNTQQPGVTPLASLLPTVGGVVSTVTTKNGCNDAAYLGEGGVKDGDEIDAGKNFSKSFMLLNTGECSWDEGYGFMFVPEFTTPGFQGINIVLPKNKPEDYTKPGAGQTFVLKLTAPKTVGTYKAYWKLRDDVGNFFGPLVWLEIVVK; this comes from the coding sequence ATGAAATCTCGCAAGTTAATTTGGCTGGTTGGCGCGACAATACTGGCGGTCACCCTGAGTTCCTGCAATATAGGCGCCACCCCCGCGCCTGCAGAGGACCCGGGCGCGATCCAGACACAGTCATTCAGCATTGTATTAACCCAGGCCGTCTTGCAACAAACACAGACCGCGCTGGCAATCCCGCCAACGCCATTGCCAACGAACACACAGCCCCCGACTGTTGAACTCCCCACGTTCTCGCCCCTGGGGACAAACACGCCTTTTGCCTTCAATACACAACAACCCGGGGTAACACCGCTGGCATCCCTGCTCCCAACAGTGGGGGGTGTTGTTTCCACTGTTACTACAAAGAATGGATGCAATGATGCAGCCTATTTGGGTGAAGGCGGCGTCAAGGATGGGGACGAGATTGATGCTGGAAAAAATTTCAGCAAATCCTTTATGCTCCTGAACACGGGAGAATGCAGTTGGGATGAAGGGTATGGGTTCATGTTTGTTCCAGAATTTACCACCCCGGGTTTTCAGGGCATTAACATTGTGTTACCTAAAAACAAACCTGAAGATTACACCAAACCGGGAGCCGGACAAACTTTTGTCCTAAAACTGACTGCGCCGAAAACGGTAGGGACATACAAAGCCTACTGGAAGTTGAGAGACGATGTCGGCAATTTCTTCGGTCCCCTTGTCTGGCTCGAGATTGTCGTCAAGTAA